The genomic interval CCGCTGGGCGACGGCCAGATCCTCGCCGACCTCGGCATGGGCGAGCGCGAGCTCAACGCCCTCAGCGAGGACGCCCTCGGCGAGATCGCGGACCTGCTCGGCTGCACGGACGTCCTGGAGGCCGTCCGCTGACGGCCGCCGCCGCGCCCGCGCGGCCGCATCCCGTGACGTCCCCGCCCGGCCCCCGCGGGGACGGCTCCTCGTCGGCGCCCCAGCCGCCGGGCACGACGGCCGGACACCGTGCCCGCGCGCACCCGGGCACGGCCCTCGCGCACACTGGTGCGATGAGCGAAGCCGTTCCCGGCCCCGTCCGGCACGACCCCCGGCCCGGTCCCGCAGCCGACCCCGACCCCGTACGGGACCCGTGGCGGGCCCCGATGCGGGCCGCCCTGGCGGAGGCCGCCCTGGCCCCCGGCACCGGGGACGTCCCGGTCGGCGCCGTCGTGCTGGGCCCGGACGGCTCCGTCATCGGCCGCGGCCGCAACGAACGCGAGGCCACCGGCGACCCGACCGGCCACGCCGAGGTCCTCGCCATCCGCGACGCCGCGCGGGTCCTGGGCGAGTGGCGGCTGTCCGGCTGCACCCTCGTCGTGACCTTGGAGCCCTGCACGATGTGCGCGGGCGCCATCGTCCTCTCCCGCCTGGACCGGGTCGTCTACGGCGCGGCCGACGAGAAGGGCGGCGCGGCCGGCTCCCTCTGGGACGTCCTCCGCGACCGCCGCCTCAACCACCGCCCCGAGGTGATCGAGGGCGTCCTCGCCCCCGACTGCGCGGCCCTGCTCACGGACTTCTTCCGCACCCTCTGACCCCGCGGGAGACCCTCCGGGGACCCCTCGCGGGCCCCTCTCCGGGACGCGATTTCAGAGCACGGCCCAACGTCCGCTAAGCTCTCTCTCGGTAGCGTGTCCGAGCGGCCTAAGGAGCACGCCTCGAAAGCGTGTGTGGGGGCAACTCCACCGTGGGTTCAAATCCCACCGCTACCGCTTCAGTAAACCGCCTCTGATCTGCGCGAGCAGATCGGAGGCGGTTTTCGTATGCCGGGGCGGGCCTCAGCCCCGGGGGAACCTCCCCGTCGCGAGAACGATCCCCATCACGGCCCAGTGCGTATGCCTCGGCGGCGACATGAGGATGGCTCCTCCGACGATCTCGCTCTTGTAGCCCTCGGGGGTGATCTCGTGGAGAAGCTCGAACACGTCGTCGAAATCCTGATCGTCGTTACCGGACATCTCGGTCCCGCCGATCGGTGCGATGGTCGTCCGACGCTCCTCCCTGCGGGTCCCGCGCCCCGGCCCCCGGTGCGGGCCCCTCCGCTCCCGCACCACGCCTGCCGAGGGCGGCCGTGTCCGCCACGGCGCGCGGCCGCAGCGCGGGGAGGCCGAAGGCCGGTGGCGGGATCATCATGCGTGCCCCCTGCGGGCCGCATCCCGCACGTCCACAACGGCCCCGGGTTCCGGTACGGGGGCGTGCTCCGGGCCCGCGTCGCCCGGGTCCGGCTTCACGACGACCATCCCGTCCGTCCCGTACGCCATGGTCAACCGGCTCAGCCACGCTCGCGCGACGCTCCTGCCACCGCCCCGCCCGCCCGTACTCTTCACTTCGTCCGTTGGTGTCACGGCCTCGTACTCCCTTCGCCAGGAGTTCAGTTCCTGTGCTCAACCAACACGGCGGCGCCCGGCGCGGGTACCGTCGTGAGGGGTGTCGAAGCCTGTCGCTTCCCCTACCGCTCGCATGGAGGCCGGGGTATGAGGTCGCCGAACGAACAGCTTGCCGAGGTGCTCGCCCGGTCCGGCCTGAGCCGGGGAGAGCTGGCGCGGAGGGTCAAGGCCGCGGCGGCCCTCCGGCATCAGCCGCACATCGCGCCCGACAGCACCGGCGTGCGCAGGTGGCTGCGCGGTGAGGCGCCCCGCCGACCGCTCCCGGAGATCCTGGCGGACGTGTTCTCCGAGCATTTCGGGTACCGGATCACGACGTACGACCTCGGGCTCGGGGACAGCACGACCGCCGACGACGCACTCGTGTACAACGCCTCGTACGCGGCTACGGTGGAAACAGTCGCCGACTTGGGGAGAGCGGACGTGGACCGTCGCAAGTTGCTCGCAGCAGCGCCGTTCATCGCTGTCGCCGGGGTGGGCCCCTCCCGGGACTGGCTGTTGAGCACCCTCGACCAGGAACCGGAGTCCGGCCCCCGGGTGCGCGCCGAGGACGTGACGGCGGTGCGGAACATGTTCACCACGTTCCAGCGCATGGACATCTTCCAGGGCGGCGGCTCGGGTCGCCTGGTCCTGGCCGAGTACATGACCCAGCACGTCTACCCGCTGCTCCGCCGCACGCACACGAAGGACGTCCGCCGGGCCCTCTGCCAGGCGGCGGCCGAACAGACGTACCTGCTCGGGTGGATGGCCTATGACAACGGTGAGAACGGCACGGCGCAGCGGTACCTCATTCAGTCGCTGAGGCTCGCGGAGGAGTCCGGCGACGTCGCTCTCGGGGCGCACGTCCTGGCGGGCATGGCCGATCAGGCGACGCTGCTCGGGAACCCGGCCGAAGGGCGCCGTCTCGCGCAAGCGGGCAGGCACGGGCTCGCGAAGTCCACCTCCCCGGCCTGCCTGGCGGACCTGTGGTGCCTCGAAGGCCGGGCTCTCGCGCTGCTCGGCGAGAAGAAGGCGGCGGCACGCGCGGTCGCGGCGTCGGAGAAGGAGTACGAGCGGGTACGGCCGGGGGAAGAGCCGGACTGGGCGGCGTTCATCGACCCCGCGTATCTGCACGGGGAGCACGCGAACACCTTCCGGGACCTCGGTGACGCCGGCACCTCGGCGGAGCACGCCCGCCGGTCGATCGACTTCGCCAAGCGGCAGGAGCGGGCCCGGCGCGGCGCGATGTCGCAGGCCGCGCTGGCGGTCTCGCACCTGCAACGACGGGACCTCGACTCGGCGCACGCCGCGGGTCTGCGGACGCTCGCCCTCTCGCGGAAGGTCAAGAGTTCCCGCTGCGTAGAAGCCGTGCAGGACCTCCAGCGGCGGATGCGGCCTTTCGGGGCGCACCGGCTCGTGGCCGACTTCGACGAGCGGGCGCGCGAGTTCGTCGCGGCGGCGTAGCGCCCGAAGGGCGGCCGCCCGCGCCGGGCGGACGGCCGGACACGGGCGGGGCACGGGCCGGGGCTACGCCCCCGCCCTCACGCCTTCGGCAGTTCCTTCATCGACCGCAGCGGCGAGAAGAAGATCAGCAGCCAGCTCACCGCCATGATCCCCGCCCCCGTCCACAACGCGGCGCGCAGGCCCGCGAACTCGCCCAGGAGGCCCGCCAGGAGCGAGCCCACCGCCAGCGCGCCGGTCACCAGGAACCGGAAAGTGGCGTTCATGCGGCCGAGGAGGTGGTCGGGGGTGAGTTCCTGCCGGGCGGTCACCTTGATGACGTTGTCCGAGCCGATCTTGAAGGTGATGGCCAGCCAGGCGAGGGCGGCCGCCCAGAGCGCGGGGCCCCGGTCCAGGCGGGCGATGAGGCAGCCCATCGGGGCGACGGCGAGGCCGATCACCCACATCGCGCGGCCGTGCCCGAGCTTCCGGCCGATGGCGCGGGCGCACAGGGAGCCGAGGAAGGCGCCGACGCCGCCGAGGCCCAGGTAGGCGCCGAGGACGCCCTCGGAGAGGCGCAGCTCGCGGACGAAGAGGACCGGGAGCAGGGTGAGGCTCATCTGGACGGCCAGGTTGGTGGCGGCGCCCTCCAGGGCTATCGGGCGCAGCAGGGGGTGGCCGAGGACGAAGCGGGCGCCTTCCAGGATCTCCCGGCCGAGGTGGCGGCCGGGCTGCCGCTTCGGGGCGGGCTCGGGGCGCCGCACCCGCAGCAGGCACAGCGCGGAGACCACGTACGTGGCGGCGTTGACGCCGATGGCCAAGGGGGCGGTGATCAGCTGGACGAGGTAGCCGCCGGCGCCCCGGCCGGCGACCGAGTTGACGGCTTCCGCGCTCATCAGCCGGGCGTTGGCCTCGCCGAGCCGCTCGCGGCCCACGACGTGGGGCAGGAAGCTCTGGTTGGAGACGTCGAAGAAGACGGTCGCGACGCCGCCGATCAGGACGACGGCGTAGAGCTGATAGAGCGTCAGGGCGTCGAGCCACCAGGCCACCGGGATCGAGCCGAAGAGCGCGGCGCGGACCACGTCGGCGGTGATCTGGAGGCGTCTTCGGCGCATCCGGTCGACCCAGGCGCCGGCCGGCAGGCCGATCAGCAGGAACGCGACGGTGCTCAGCGCGGCGAGCGCGCCGACCTGACCCGAGGAGGCGTCGAGTTCGGTGACGGCGAGCAGCGGGACGGCCAGATAGCTGATCTGGGTGCCGAATTTACTGGTGGCCCCGGCGGCGAAGACGTACCGGAAGTCCTTGAGGGCGAAGACGGATCCGCGCACCGGCGCGGCGGCCTCCGGGGAGGCCGCCGCGCCGTCCGCGCCCGTCGCGGAGGTGGTGTCCGAGGGAGACGTCACGGGCTCAGGCGGTTCGGAAGCGGACCTGGCGGGCGATCACGTCGCACCGCGCCACCGCGTCGGCGCCGTCGGCGCCCGAGACCAGCATGTAGCCCGCGCAGCAGTCGGCGACGGTCCGCAGCGGCGGGATGGTGTCCCCGGGGTTGCGGGCGATCACCACGCCCCGGTCGTGGCCCGTGATCTCGTGCAGGAGCGGCAGGTAGGCGTCGGTGAGCTCGCCCGGCGGCACGCGCCGGACGACGGCGTCGACGTCCTCGTCGATCTCGACGGCCTCGACGGTGCCGGGCTCGGGGACGAAGAACTGGATGGCCGCGCCGCCGACCGGCTCGGGCGGGGTGAGCGGCAGCTCGTCGATGCCCAGCGGGACGGTCAGCATCATCCGGGCGAGGTCCAGGCCGAAGGCGCGGTTCACCAGGTGCTGCATGGCGTGGCCGCCGAGCCGGGCGTGGGACTCCAGGACCCGGGGGCCGTTCGGGGTCAGCACGTACTCGGTGTGCGAGGGGCCCTCGGTCAGGCCGACGGCGTCGAGCAGCCGGGCGGTCATGTCCCGCAGCTCGGCCAGGTACGGGACGGCGACCCGGCTGGGGGTGCTGACGGCCCACTCCACGAAGCGGTCGTTCATGCGGTACTCGGAGTAGCCGATGACCAGGTGGCGGCCGCCGAGCGAGAAGCCGTCGACGCTGACGACGGGGCCGGAGAGGAACTCCTCGGCGAGGGCCGAGGTGAGGCCGGCCCCGGTCATGGACTCCCAGGCGCGCACGGCCTCCTCGGCCCCCTCCACCCGGTTGATGTGGCGGCTGGCGGCGCCGTCGACGGGCTTGAGGACGACCGGCCCGGCCACCGAGGCGGCGAACTCGGCGGCCTCCTCGGCGCTGTGCACCACCTGGTGGCGGACGGGGCTGAGGTCGTGCTTGGCGAGCAGCTCGCGGGTGAGCGCCTTGTCCTTGAGCGCCCGCTGGGTCTCCTCGCCGACGCCGGGCAGGCCGAGCGCGTCGACGACGTGGCCGCAGGCGACGCCGGCCGGCTCGGAGGTGGTGAGGACGCGGTCGAACGGACGCTCCTCGTGCAGCGGGCGCAGCACGTCCAGGATGGCCGGGCCGTCGGTGATCGGGGCGTGCACGACGCGCTCGCAGTGCTCCGCGATCGACGGCTCGTAGAGGCCCTCCTCGTGGACGAGCACGATGTCGATGCCCAGGTCCTTGGCGCCGGCGATGGGGGCCGGGCGGCCGCCGATCCACGCTACTCGAAACATCAGTTGTCTCCGCTTGTTGTCGTACGAGGGCTCGTAGGAAGGGGGGCGAGGGGCGTGCCGGGCGGCCGCGCCTCAGGTCATGGCCACGCGTACCGAGATCCCGGCCAGCGCGGTGCCCATCACATAGCGCTGGATGTTCAGCCACCGGGGACGGTTCTTGAGGAAGGTGGAGATGGAGCCGGCCCCCAGGGCGATCAGGGCGTTCACGGTGACCGCGACGACGATCTGGGTGAGGCCGATCAGAAGGCTCTGGAGCGCCACGGAGCCCTTGTCGGGCTCGACGAACTGCGGCAGCACCGAGATGTAGAGGATGGCGATCTTGGGGTTGAGGAGGTTGGTGACCAGACCCATCGTGAAGAGCTTGCGCGGCGGGTCCGGGGGCAGCGGCTTCGGGTCGAAGGCGGAGGTGCCGCCGGGCTTGAGCGTCTTCCAGGCGAGCCAGAGCAGATACGCCGCGCCCGCCAGCTTCACGGACGTGTAGACGGCGGGCACCAGCGTGAAGAGCGTGGCTATGCCGGCGATGGCGGCCAGGAGGTAGACGAAGAAGCCCGCGGCGACGCCGAGCAGCGAGACCAGTCCGGCCCGCTTGCCCTGGGTCACCGAACGGGACACCAGATAGATCATGTTGGGGCCGGGGGTGAGGACGAGGCCGAGCGCGATGACCGCCATGCCCACCACGGCATGCATGCTGACCATACAACTCCTTTGCTGGCGGAGCGTTTGCTAGCGGTCCAGGCCGCAGCCGCCCCGGGCGACGGGGGATCCTGGATATTCAACCGCAACGCAGTCCAGGGTGAATTGGTCGGCAGTGGCCAGAATCGACTTCTCCACCTCGTGGGTGGTGCCGCCGCGGAACCGGAACCGGGCGCCCACGTGCTCGTAGCCCCCGACCTTCGGCATGACGTAGCCGATCTGCGGCACCACGGCGGCGTACGGGGCCGGGCCCGAGCTCGGCGTCGGCGAGGCGGCGACCACCTCGCAGGGCGCGGGCACCGGGGTGGGCACCAGCAGCCAGCCGCCGGTGCTGCCGTGCGGAACCGGTTCCAGCGCCGGTTCCTTGCCGACCTGGATGGCGGCCGCGGCGGCCATCAGGTCGACGCCGTGCACCTCGCGCCAGATGAAGGGGATCTCCGCGCCGCCGACCCGGCAGCCGGCCTCCAGGAAGGTCAGCCGGGGCGCGCCGGACCCGTCGGTGCCGACGAACACCTCCAGGTGGAACACCCAGGGGCGGCGGCCGCCGAGGGCGCCCGCCACGGCGGCGGTGAACTCGCCGAGCGGACCGAGCAGTTCCGGATCGTCCTCCTCGACCGAGCCCAGGCTCTGGCCCTCGGTGAAGTCGACGCAGGTGTTCACGTAGCGGGAGGCCGTCCAGGGCCCCAGCGCGGTGCCGGTCCACAGCCCGTCGATGTGGAAGATCGTGTCCGGGCAGAGCGTCTGCACCAGCCGGGCCTCGGGCTCCAGCGCCTCCAGCTCGCCGAGGTCGTCGGCCGAGTCCAGGCGCATCACGCCCCGGCTGGCGGTGCCCCGGCGGGGCTTGACGATCACGGGCCAGCCATGGGCGTCGGCGAACTCGCGCACCGACTCGGCGTCGGGGGCGTCCGCGAACGCGGGCGTCCGGATCCCTGCGCCCGCCACCAGCTCCGTCATGGTCAGCTTGTCGCGGAACCGGGCGAGCTCCATGGGGCTCTGCCCGGGGCAGCCGAGCTGGGCCCGCAGCAGCGCCGCCGTGTCCAGGTCGCCCTCGTTGAGCGCGACCACCCGGGCGGGCGTGCCGAAGCGCACGGACAGCGTGTCGGCGGCCTGCTTGACCTGGTGGAAGTCGTCCGTCGCGCGGACCGTGACGATGCCCGCCGCGCTCTCGGGGATGGACTGCCGGCCCAGCACCGTGGTCACGTACGAGACACGGTGCGCGCTGTGGTCGATGTAGTTCTCGTACAGCGCGTACCGGTCGCGCCACCGGTGGATGACCAGGATGTGGTCGCTCAAGGCTGTTCCCTTCTGGCGTGGTCGTGGATCCGGCGCACGGCGTACGTCGCGGTGAGGACGGCGGCACGGGCCGCGCCCAGGGCCTCCTGGGCGGCGTCGAGGTCGGCGTCCGGCAGCCCGCCCACCACGTCCGTCGCGCATTCGATGAGGTGCAGCGCCACCCGGGCGAGGTCGTCGTCCGGGCCGAATTCCTTGGCGACCGCCTTGTGGGCCGATTCCAGCAGCTGTGCTGCGTTGCTTTGCACAGGGTTCTCCCGTCGGTCGAAGCGGGCTCCTCGCGGGCCGCGCCGCGTGTCGGGCGCGGCCCGCGAAGAGCCCGGCGGCCGGACCGGCCGTTGGTGGACCGGTCAGCCGATGCTGAAGCGGATCCGGTCGTTGATGTCGTCGCACTTGGCCACGGCGTCGTCCGCGTCCACGCCGGTGGCGATGACGTAGCCGGAGACGCAGTCGGCGACGGTCAGCAGCGGGGGCACCTCGTCGCCGGGGCCCTTCTGGATGACGGCCGCCACCTCCTCGTCCTGGAGCTGGTCCAGGTACGGCAGGAAGACCAGCGGCACCTCGCCCTTGGGCAGGTGGCGCACGGTGGACGGGATGCCCTCCTCCACGTCGACGGAGCGCACCGTGCCCGCGTCCGGGGTGAAGAAGCGCACGGCGGCGCCGGCGATGGGCTCCGGCGAGGTCTCCGGGAGCTCGTCGATGCCCAGCAGCACCGTCAGGAACATCCGGTTGAGGCTGAGGCCGAAGGCCCGGCGGACGAGCTCCGGGGCGCCGCTGCCCGCGAGGCGGGCGTGCGACTCCAGCACCCGGGGGCCGTCCGGGGTCAGCACGAACTCGCTGTGCGAGGGGCCCTCGGTGAGGCCGACCGCGTCGAGGAGCTTCACGGTGAGGGCGCGCAGCTCGTCCAGGTGCGGGCGGGCGACCCGGCTCGGGGTGCTGACCTCCCACTCCACGAAGCGGTCGTTCATGCGGTACTCGGAGTAGCCGATCGGCAGGTGACGGCCCTCGAAGGAGAACGAGTCGACGCTGACGACCGGGCCGGTGAGGAACTCCTCGGCGATCGGCGCGGTGATGCCCGCGGCCTGGAGGGTCTCCCAGGCGGCCGCCACCTGCGCGGGCTCGGAGATCTCGTGGATGTGCAGGCTCGCGACGCCGTCGACGGGCTTGAGGACGATCGGGCCGCCCACCTCGGCGAGGAACGCGGTGGCCTCCTCGACGCTCTTCACCACGCGGTAGCGGACCGGGCTCAGGTCGTGCTTGGCCAGCAGCTCACGGGTGAGGGCCTTGTCCTTCAAGGCGCGGGCCGTCGCCTCGGAGACGCCGGGCAGGCCGAGCGCGTCCACCACGAAGCCGGTCGACTCGGCGGCCGGCTCGGTGGTGGTGACGACGCGGTCGAAGGGGCGCTCCTCGTGCAGCGGGCGCAGCACGTCCAGGATGGCCTGGCCGTCGGTGAGCGGCGCGTGGATGATGCGCTCGCAGTGCTCGGCGACGGCCTCGTCGTACGCGCCCTTCTCGTGGACGAGCACGATGTCGATGTCCAGCTCCTTCGCGCCGTTGATGGGCGCGGGACGGCCGCCGATCACCGCTACGCGGAACTTGCGGGGCATGCGAACTCCTTGGGGTGTCTTGTGGGAGGGGGTGGTGATCAGCTGGCGTAGACGCGGCGCAGCCAGCGCGCCCCGGCGTCGGGCAGCGGGCTGAACGCCTTGCGGCGGTGCAGCACCCGGTAGTTGTCGAAGATCATGAAGTCGCCGGCGCTGAGGACGAGCTCCCGGGACTCGGCGCCCGTCAGGGCCTCCGAGAAGGCGGCGAGCGCGGCGGCGCCCTCCTCCGTCACCCCGCGGGTGGTGCCCCGGTCGTAGCGGGCGCGCAGCCGGCCGTCGGGCGCGGTCTCCAGCAGCCGGGCGGGTGCCAGCTCCCGGACGGACCCGTCCGCGTCGTTGGAGGCGGGCACGCCCACGGCGAACTCCGGCCGCTGGAGCAGCGTCCGGGTGTGCTCGTCGAGCCCTTCGGCGACCCCGTCGACCGCCGTGAGCTCCGTGGGCACGCGCTCGTCGTTGCGCACGGCGTAGAAGGAGAGGTAGTGCGGGACGTACAGCCGGGGGTCGGTGCCCGGCTCGCCGAACGGCAGGTGCGGCTGGTCGGAGTGCCAGAAGAACTCCGAGTCCGCGCCCCAGGAGCTGGTGATGCCGCTGGCGGCCGGGTTGGGCACCACGTTGCGGATCAGCCGGCCGTCGTTCTCGTAGCTGACCGCGAAGGGCGTGGCGCCCAGCAGCTGGAGCAGCCCGAAGTGGAGGGCGTTGATCACGGCCAGGCCGGTCTCGTCGCCGTAGCCGTGCACCGGGGTGTCCGGGAAGTCCTGCCGCGGGAGGTTGCCCAGGATCAGCGCGTGGGCGCCGGCGACCGAGAAGATCTCCAGTTCGTGCAGGACCTGGCCGGGCAGGAGGTTGCCCAGCGCGTGCGCGCCGATGGTGGCCAGGATCGCCTCATCGGCGTCCGAGTCCAGTTCGGTGGCGGCCACGCGCTCGGCGATCTCCTTGCCCAGGAGGTCCCTTGTACCGTCGTCGAGACGGAATTCGGACAGTCGTATGCCGTCTGTCATCGAGGGCTCCGATCGGTCACTCGCGTGCGGGTGCTCAGTCATGGCCCGCTACGGGAATCCAGTAGGTCCGCGCGCGCGGGTCCCAGCGCCGGGCCAGCGGGTCACGCAGGCGCCGGCTCACGAGGCCGATCGGCGTGACCACCAGGTAATAGGCAGCGAAAAGCAGAGGTTTGGGCATCGTCCTGCTCTTTCTCGGGGGCTTCTTCGTCGTTGCGTGGGGCGGGTCCGCCGGGCCCGGCCGCACCGGGCGGCCGGGAACCGGTCGGGAGGGCCTGAGCGCTCGGCCGGGACTCCGGCGAGTCGTCCGCGGGTGCGTCGTGGCTGGTCGCGCAGTTCCCCGCGCCCCTTCGGGGCGCTGCCGAACCGCACCGGACCTCGCCGAGCCGGCTCAGTCGAGCGGAATCGCCTCACGCCAGTCGTTGTCCTCGTGCCACTCCGGCTGCGCGGACTTCTCCAGCAGGAAGTTGCCCACCGCCAACAGGTCGATGTCGGTGCGCATGAAGCAGGTGTAGGCGTCCTCCGGCGTGTTCACGATCGGCTCGCCGCGGACGTTGAAGGAGGTGTTGACGAGCACCGGGCAGCCGGTCTCCTCCTTGAACGCGGTGAGCAGCCGGTGGTACGGCGCGTTGTTGTGCTCGGAGACGGTCTGCACGCGCGCGGAGGAGTCGACGTGGGTGACCGCGGGGAT from Streptomyces albireticuli carries:
- a CDS encoding MFS transporter, producing MTSPSDTTSATGADGAAASPEAAAPVRGSVFALKDFRYVFAAGATSKFGTQISYLAVPLLAVTELDASSGQVGALAALSTVAFLLIGLPAGAWVDRMRRRRLQITADVVRAALFGSIPVAWWLDALTLYQLYAVVLIGGVATVFFDVSNQSFLPHVVGRERLGEANARLMSAEAVNSVAGRGAGGYLVQLITAPLAIGVNAATYVVSALCLLRVRRPEPAPKRQPGRHLGREILEGARFVLGHPLLRPIALEGAATNLAVQMSLTLLPVLFVRELRLSEGVLGAYLGLGGVGAFLGSLCARAIGRKLGHGRAMWVIGLAVAPMGCLIARLDRGPALWAAALAWLAITFKIGSDNVIKVTARQELTPDHLLGRMNATFRFLVTGALAVGSLLAGLLGEFAGLRAALWTGAGIMAVSWLLIFFSPLRSMKELPKA
- a CDS encoding ATP-grasp domain-containing protein translates to MFRVAWIGGRPAPIAGAKDLGIDIVLVHEEGLYEPSIAEHCERVVHAPITDGPAILDVLRPLHEERPFDRVLTTSEPAGVACGHVVDALGLPGVGEETQRALKDKALTRELLAKHDLSPVRHQVVHSAEEAAEFAASVAGPVVLKPVDGAASRHINRVEGAEEAVRAWESMTGAGLTSALAEEFLSGPVVSVDGFSLGGRHLVIGYSEYRMNDRFVEWAVSTPSRVAVPYLAELRDMTARLLDAVGLTEGPSHTEYVLTPNGPRVLESHARLGGHAMQHLVNRAFGLDLARMMLTVPLGIDELPLTPPEPVGGAAIQFFVPEPGTVEAVEIDEDVDAVVRRVPPGELTDAYLPLLHEITGHDRGVVIARNPGDTIPPLRTVADCCAGYMLVSGADGADAVARCDVIARQVRFRTA
- a CDS encoding LysE family translocator, yielding MVSMHAVVGMAVIALGLVLTPGPNMIYLVSRSVTQGKRAGLVSLLGVAAGFFVYLLAAIAGIATLFTLVPAVYTSVKLAGAAYLLWLAWKTLKPGGTSAFDPKPLPPDPPRKLFTMGLVTNLLNPKIAILYISVLPQFVEPDKGSVALQSLLIGLTQIVVAVTVNALIALGAGSISTFLKNRPRWLNIQRYVMGTALAGISVRVAMT
- a CDS encoding transcriptional regulator, with the translated sequence MRSPNEQLAEVLARSGLSRGELARRVKAAAALRHQPHIAPDSTGVRRWLRGEAPRRPLPEILADVFSEHFGYRITTYDLGLGDSTTADDALVYNASYAATVETVADLGRADVDRRKLLAAAPFIAVAGVGPSRDWLLSTLDQEPESGPRVRAEDVTAVRNMFTTFQRMDIFQGGGSGRLVLAEYMTQHVYPLLRRTHTKDVRRALCQAAAEQTYLLGWMAYDNGENGTAQRYLIQSLRLAEESGDVALGAHVLAGMADQATLLGNPAEGRRLAQAGRHGLAKSTSPACLADLWCLEGRALALLGEKKAAARAVAASEKEYERVRPGEEPDWAAFIDPAYLHGEHANTFRDLGDAGTSAEHARRSIDFAKRQERARRGAMSQAALAVSHLQRRDLDSAHAAGLRTLALSRKVKSSRCVEAVQDLQRRMRPFGAHRLVADFDERAREFVAAA
- a CDS encoding TauD/TfdA family dioxygenase — translated: MTDGIRLSEFRLDDGTRDLLGKEIAERVAATELDSDADEAILATIGAHALGNLLPGQVLHELEIFSVAGAHALILGNLPRQDFPDTPVHGYGDETGLAVINALHFGLLQLLGATPFAVSYENDGRLIRNVVPNPAASGITSSWGADSEFFWHSDQPHLPFGEPGTDPRLYVPHYLSFYAVRNDERVPTELTAVDGVAEGLDEHTRTLLQRPEFAVGVPASNDADGSVRELAPARLLETAPDGRLRARYDRGTTRGVTEEGAAALAAFSEALTGAESRELVLSAGDFMIFDNYRVLHRRKAFSPLPDAGARWLRRVYAS
- the tadA gene encoding tRNA adenosine(34) deaminase TadA; the encoded protein is MSEAVPGPVRHDPRPGPAADPDPVRDPWRAPMRAALAEAALAPGTGDVPVGAVVLGPDGSVIGRGRNEREATGDPTGHAEVLAIRDAARVLGEWRLSGCTLVVTLEPCTMCAGAIVLSRLDRVVYGAADEKGGAAGSLWDVLRDRRLNHRPEVIEGVLAPDCAALLTDFFRTL
- a CDS encoding ATP-grasp domain-containing protein, with translation MPRKFRVAVIGGRPAPINGAKELDIDIVLVHEKGAYDEAVAEHCERIIHAPLTDGQAILDVLRPLHEERPFDRVVTTTEPAAESTGFVVDALGLPGVSEATARALKDKALTRELLAKHDLSPVRYRVVKSVEEATAFLAEVGGPIVLKPVDGVASLHIHEISEPAQVAAAWETLQAAGITAPIAEEFLTGPVVSVDSFSFEGRHLPIGYSEYRMNDRFVEWEVSTPSRVARPHLDELRALTVKLLDAVGLTEGPSHSEFVLTPDGPRVLESHARLAGSGAPELVRRAFGLSLNRMFLTVLLGIDELPETSPEPIAGAAVRFFTPDAGTVRSVDVEEGIPSTVRHLPKGEVPLVFLPYLDQLQDEEVAAVIQKGPGDEVPPLLTVADCVSGYVIATGVDADDAVAKCDDINDRIRFSIG
- a CDS encoding ATP-grasp domain-containing protein yields the protein MSDHILVIHRWRDRYALYENYIDHSAHRVSYVTTVLGRQSIPESAAGIVTVRATDDFHQVKQAADTLSVRFGTPARVVALNEGDLDTAALLRAQLGCPGQSPMELARFRDKLTMTELVAGAGIRTPAFADAPDAESVREFADAHGWPVIVKPRRGTASRGVMRLDSADDLGELEALEPEARLVQTLCPDTIFHIDGLWTGTALGPWTASRYVNTCVDFTEGQSLGSVEEDDPELLGPLGEFTAAVAGALGGRRPWVFHLEVFVGTDGSGAPRLTFLEAGCRVGGAEIPFIWREVHGVDLMAAAAAIQVGKEPALEPVPHGSTGGWLLVPTPVPAPCEVVAASPTPSSGPAPYAAVVPQIGYVMPKVGGYEHVGARFRFRGGTTHEVEKSILATADQFTLDCVAVEYPGSPVARGGCGLDR